One Brassica napus cultivar Da-Ae chromosome C4, Da-Ae, whole genome shotgun sequence genomic region harbors:
- the LOC106434528 gene encoding protein trichome birefringence-like 40 isoform X2, with protein sequence MELCFQPMLASLFLILLSSHPELLLAQPKQHFLGQNNTTFLTGERPCNWFRGKWVYDSSYPLYSPFSCPFLDPEFNCQKAGRPDTYYQHFLWQPFSCSLPRFDGVNFLRRMRGKKIMMVGDSLSLNMFESLACLIHASLPNAKYSLRRGQPLTSLTFQDYGVTILLYRTQFLVDVVQEKAGRVLVLDSIKQGNAWLGMDVLIFNSWHWWTHTAGIQPWDYMREGNKLYKDMNRLVAFYKGLNTWARWINYNIDSSRTQVFFQGVSPVHYDGREWNEPLKSCKGQTQPFMGQRYPGGFPLGWVVVNKVLSRIKKPVRLLDLTTLSQYRKDAHPSLYNGISKGLDCSHWCLPAGLPDTWNLLLYASLTS encoded by the exons ATGGAACTCTGTTTTCAACCCATGTTAGCCTCTCTGTTTCTCATACTTCTCTCTTCACACCCTGAACTATTATTAGCACAACCTAAACAACATTTCTTGGGACAAAACAACACAACCTTTTTAACCGGGGAGAGGCCATGCAATTGGTTTAGAGGCAAATGGGTCTATGATTCTTCATATCCTCTCTATAGTCCTTTTTCTTGTCCCTTCCTCGACCCTGAATTCAATTGCCAGAAAGCGGGTCGACCTGACACTTACTATCAACACTTCCTATGGCAACCTTTCTCATGTTCTCTTCCAAG ATTTGATGGGGTGAACTTTTTGAGGAGAATGAGAGGAAAGAAGATAATGATGGTTGGTGACTCACTGAGTCTTAATATGTTCGAATCGTTGGCATGTTTGATTCATGCATCTCTCCCTAATGCTAAGTACTCTCTCCGTCGAGGACAGCCTCTCACTTCTCTCACTTTCCag GACTATGGAGTGACAATACTTCTGTATAGAACACAGTTTCTAGTAGACGTGGTTCAAGAAAAGGCAGGACGAGTGCTTGTGCTTGACTCCATCAAACAAGGAAATGCTTGGCTTGGCATGGACGTTCTGATCTTCAACTCCTGGCATTGGTGGACTCACACCGCCGGAATCCAGCC GTGGGATTATATGAGGGAAGGAAACAAATTGTACAAAGACATGAACAGGCTTGTGGCTTTTTACAAAGGACTAAACACATGGGCTCGTTGGATTAACTACAATATTGATTCTTCACGCACTCAAGTCTTCTTTCAAGGCGTTTCTCCTGTCCACTACGA TGGAAGAGAGTGGAACGAACCATTGAAGTCGTGCAAGGGCCAAACTCAGCCGTTCATGGGACAAAGATATCCAGGAGGATTTCCCTTAGGTTGGGTTGTGGTTAACAAAGTGTTGAGCCGAATCAAGAAACCGGTCCGTCTTCTTGATCTCACAACTCTCTCGCAGTATCGCAAAGACGCACACCCAAGTCTCTACAATGGTATCTCAAAGGGTCTAGACTGTAGCCATTGGTGTCTCCCTGCTGGTCTCCCTGACACTTGGAACCTACTTCTATACGCATCACTTACTTCATAG
- the LOC106434544 gene encoding signaling peptide TAXIMIN 1: MCEDDCRPLGFLLGLPFAFLSLLLSIVGVVIWIVGLLLSCICPCCLCVTILVEMALGLIKAPIHVMEWFTSTIPC, from the exons ATGTGCGAAGATGACTGCCGTCCTCTCGGTTTCCTCTTAGGCCTCCCTTTCGCCTTCTTATCTCTCCTTCTCTCCATCGTCGGTGTCGTCATCTGGATCGTCGG ATTGTTGTTGTCGTGCATATGTCCGTGTTGCTTATGCGTGACGATACTGGTGGAGATGGCGTTAGGGTTGATCAAAGCCCCGATTCATGTTATGGAGTGGTTCACTTCCACCATACcttgttga
- the LOC125585259 gene encoding CLAVATA3/ESR (CLE)-related protein 6-like, whose product MENLILKQALIMLLIIFSSPILSTQARILHADRVANMGIINSQVLLRELGFDLSKFKGYNERRFLVDSERVSPGGPDPQHH is encoded by the coding sequence ATGGAGAATTTAATCCTTAAACAAGCTCTTATCATGCTCCTAATAATATTTTCATCACCAATCTTGAGTACTCAAGCCCGAATCCTCCATGCAGATAGAGTTGCAAACATGGGCATTATAAATAGTCAGGTTCTCCTACGTGAGCTCGGGTTTGATCTCTCCAAGTTCAAAGGATATAATGAAAGGAGGTTTTTAGTAGATTCGGAAAGGGTTTCACCGGGAGGACCTGACCCGCAACATCATTGA
- the LOC106434528 gene encoding protein trichome birefringence-like 40 isoform X1, translated as MELCFQPMLASLFLILLSSHPELLLAQPKQHFLGQNNTTFLTGERPCNWFRGKWVYDSSYPLYSPFSCPFLDPEFNCQKAGRPDTYYQHFLWQPFSCSLPSRFDGVNFLRRMRGKKIMMVGDSLSLNMFESLACLIHASLPNAKYSLRRGQPLTSLTFQDYGVTILLYRTQFLVDVVQEKAGRVLVLDSIKQGNAWLGMDVLIFNSWHWWTHTAGIQPWDYMREGNKLYKDMNRLVAFYKGLNTWARWINYNIDSSRTQVFFQGVSPVHYDGREWNEPLKSCKGQTQPFMGQRYPGGFPLGWVVVNKVLSRIKKPVRLLDLTTLSQYRKDAHPSLYNGISKGLDCSHWCLPAGLPDTWNLLLYASLTS; from the exons ATGGAACTCTGTTTTCAACCCATGTTAGCCTCTCTGTTTCTCATACTTCTCTCTTCACACCCTGAACTATTATTAGCACAACCTAAACAACATTTCTTGGGACAAAACAACACAACCTTTTTAACCGGGGAGAGGCCATGCAATTGGTTTAGAGGCAAATGGGTCTATGATTCTTCATATCCTCTCTATAGTCCTTTTTCTTGTCCCTTCCTCGACCCTGAATTCAATTGCCAGAAAGCGGGTCGACCTGACACTTACTATCAACACTTCCTATGGCAACCTTTCTCATGTTCTCTTCCAAG CAGATTTGATGGGGTGAACTTTTTGAGGAGAATGAGAGGAAAGAAGATAATGATGGTTGGTGACTCACTGAGTCTTAATATGTTCGAATCGTTGGCATGTTTGATTCATGCATCTCTCCCTAATGCTAAGTACTCTCTCCGTCGAGGACAGCCTCTCACTTCTCTCACTTTCCag GACTATGGAGTGACAATACTTCTGTATAGAACACAGTTTCTAGTAGACGTGGTTCAAGAAAAGGCAGGACGAGTGCTTGTGCTTGACTCCATCAAACAAGGAAATGCTTGGCTTGGCATGGACGTTCTGATCTTCAACTCCTGGCATTGGTGGACTCACACCGCCGGAATCCAGCC GTGGGATTATATGAGGGAAGGAAACAAATTGTACAAAGACATGAACAGGCTTGTGGCTTTTTACAAAGGACTAAACACATGGGCTCGTTGGATTAACTACAATATTGATTCTTCACGCACTCAAGTCTTCTTTCAAGGCGTTTCTCCTGTCCACTACGA TGGAAGAGAGTGGAACGAACCATTGAAGTCGTGCAAGGGCCAAACTCAGCCGTTCATGGGACAAAGATATCCAGGAGGATTTCCCTTAGGTTGGGTTGTGGTTAACAAAGTGTTGAGCCGAATCAAGAAACCGGTCCGTCTTCTTGATCTCACAACTCTCTCGCAGTATCGCAAAGACGCACACCCAAGTCTCTACAATGGTATCTCAAAGGGTCTAGACTGTAGCCATTGGTGTCTCCCTGCTGGTCTCCCTGACACTTGGAACCTACTTCTATACGCATCACTTACTTCATAG